The genomic window CGTGAAACTGGAAGAACACGTTCTAGAAGGAACGTAACCACACCTGCTGCAACTCCTGAGGAAGTGCCAGATGTGAAAGAAGTCaaaaaggaagaggaacctccaaaaaagaaaatcaagTTAAAATTAAACATGAAAAAGGAGGAACCCGCAAAAGTGGCAAAAGCGGAACCaatcaaaccaaaaattgATTCATTGCTAAGTAACCTTAGAGAATTGGTAGACCCTTCAGATGAACATTCTAGGACGTTTATCTTTGAGAAACTTCCCTCAAAGAAGGACTATCCGGACTACTATAAAGTTATTGAAACACCAGTAGCCCTTGAAACGATCACAAAGAAATTAAACAAGAAGCAATACAAGTCGTTGGAGGATGTTAAACATGATTTTGATACAATGTTCAAAAATGCCAAATTCTATAATGAAGAAGGATCATGGGTTTACGTTGATGCTGAATTCCTAGAAAATTTTGTTAACGACTGGTTTGGAAACATCAATTGAGATCGTACCATAGTGGAAGGATAGAATTCTTTCACTAAATTACTGTCAAAAATGAAACATAGAATATATGGACTAGCAACAAACTtatgtatacatatatagtTCCACAGAAATGTTTTTATATAAACAATAAATTGtaatatatttttaatatctATTGAGTTATTCTACTATCCAACGCCAAGGCGCGCAATCGTTAGAGCCGGCGCAGGCACATTAATGTCTATTTTTTATGGTTGATAATTCATATATCAGGCTAACTTTTACACCCATTCACCACATTTTTTGACAGGACTGTTTTTCTCATcaagttgttttttttttttcattttctttcatttgataatatttCCTCTTTTGACAATTCAAGATCCCACACTGACGAACgcaatgatgaaaaaaaattaaaattagGAAAGCGAGGACTGAAGAAGTAACTTTAGAAAATACACTTGTTTGTTAACCAAGGTACTTTTGTCAGAGAACAACTGTTCACTGTATCTATTAAACggtaaacaaaaacaaaaaatcaagaacCAACCAATCAGATATGAAGTACATCCAAACTGATCAAACTCTAGACATCCCAGAAGGTGTCACTGTGCAAATCAAGTCCAGAATCGTCAAGGTTACTGGTCCAAGAGGTACCTTGaccaagaacttgaagcaCATTGATGTTACTTTCCAAAAGGTTTCTAACAAGCAAATCAGAATTACCGTTCACAATGGTGACAGAAAGCACGTTGCTGCTTTGAGAACCGTGaaatctttgatttctAACTTGATCACTGGTGTCACCAAGGGTTACAAGTACAAGTTGAGATACGTTTACGCGCATTTCCCTATCAATGTTAAtgttattgaaaaagacGGTGCTAAGTTCATTGAAATCAGAAACTTCTTGGGTGACAAGAAGGTCAGAGAGGTCCCAGTCAGAGAAGGTGTTTCTGTTGAATTCTCTACCAACGTTAAGGATGAAATTGTTCTAACTGGTAACTCCGTCGAAAACGTTTCCCAAAACGCTGCTGACATTCAACAAATCTGTCGTGTCAGAAACAAGGATATTCGTAAGTTCTTGGATGGTATCTACGTTTCCGAAAAGGGCGTTGTCgtcgaagaagaataagCGTCTCGTTAAAAAGAGGATTTCAATTTTGTACACTAGGAACAACAGTGAAACGGTTACTGTTAAACATTATTTTATAAGAGTATGTAGTGCTATATCCCTTTCTCTGTTGTCTCCTGCTTTTAGCAGGAGATTTTAACTGGAGGAAACGTTACTAGAGCTCGCTGAAATAAAGAGCCACTTTACGTTTCCTCATTTTCATGTTTTAAATTCACCTTTGCAAAATTTATCACTCAACGCCAGTATATTTGGGTGGTATTCGTAGAAAAATATGTCGCCAGATATTCAACTCCGTAGCTTATCGTAATGTCTTGTCTCTCTTGAAAAAACTCGTGCATTTAATATTCTGCACACACTTCTTCTAAGAATGGAGGGCGCATCGTTGATCTGTCAACaggaataaaaaaatgtgtAATGTAATGGAATGCTTCCTATTACCCGGTGAAATCATTTTCCCTAGTCCTTTTTTGTCGTGTAGAACTCCGGATTTGTTTTAGCTAATTTTGCGGTTACCCGGATTGCATCCACACGTCCGCCAGGGGCGAAAACTGGAGGTTCTCCGTCTTCGAATCCGAATAGTCCCCTTCCGGTCGCCGAACATTATTTAAGTTCCTTTTTCAACACAAAATAACTCCCAGCTCCGTGCGCCCTAAGCGGCAACATCTTAAGCTGCGAAACAACAGTGCAGTTGTAATTAATAGACCGGGGCCAGGGATTGAgaaatatttattttgttgttattattattattatatatatatatattgtaaaTTGGTCCACTACTACTTTATAAGAACGGACAAGTCTTTCGTCATTGAAGCTCTTCTTAATATATAGAAAACTTGTTTTCAGATCAGATATTCTTCTTAATTAAGTCTGAGAGAATAACATAGACTGAGTTTTATTACATTAAACAGTTAATTAATAAGGCAAGAGAACAACTGAAATTATAGATTCCAGATCTTTGTCTTActctctttgtttttgtttgagcttattcttccaaaaagaaCAGACCAAATAATATCGGACTAAGGAAACTGTTATCTGTACTACTCATCATAAGAAGTACTAATACAATAGAGaatattatcaatatcaattgTTGATTTTTCCTTCCCATATTCACTTAATTGACTGCCGcattttttcaattttttgctttaatttaaatttttttggtgaaatttatcagaatatttgaaaacaatattctaatcatcaaataaataaagtaaGCTGTCAAGGTAAGGGTTTGTTATCAATACACAAATATAAGTACAACCGATTCCAATAAAGGTCTCTAGAGTTGTCCAATCTCAATTTTCATAatctattgaaaaattataaaaatTGCAATGTTGAGAACTATAAGGTCGTCTCAGCGTTTGTTGCACGCTTCTAGATTTAGCCATGTTGGTGGCATGTCTGCTGTTGCGAACATAAATGCCAATCGTACTGTTTTGCTACGTGGTTTTGCTAGTGGATCTTCCATGGACAATTTCTTGTCAACTACCAACGCTGCGTATATCGATGAAATGTACGAGGCCTGGCAAAAGGACCCAAGCTCTGTCCATGTGTCTTGGGATGCctatttcaaaaatatggGTAACTTAAATATTCCAGCTTCTTCTGCATTTACTGCGCCACCAACTCTAATGCCTCTGCCAACTGGCCCAGGTGTACCACACGACCTACCTCTAGGTGGATCTCTACATGCTGTTGATCAAGATGTTACCACCCACTTGAAAGTCCAACTTTTGTGTCGTGCCTACCAAGTTAGAGGTCATCAAAAGGCACATATCGATCCATTACAGATCTCCTTCGGTGATGATAAAAGCAAGCCTTTACCTCGCGAGTTGACTTTAGAGCACTATGGCTTCACAGAAAAGGACTTGGACAGGGACATTACATTGGGCCCTGGTATCTTGCCTCGTTTTGCTACTGAAACCAGAAAGACCATGAAGTTGAGAGAGATTATTGCagctttggaaaagttATACTGTTCAAGTTATGGTATTGAATACATTCATATTCCATCTAGAGAACAATGTGAATGGTtaagagaaagaattgagATTCCAAAGCCTTATAACTATACCGTTGACCAAAAGAGACAAATCTTAGATAGACTGACTTGGGCAACTTCATTCGAAACTTTCTTGTCCACAAAGTTCCCTAATGATAAGAGATTTGGTTTGGAAGGTTTGGAAGGTGTTGTTCCTGGTATCAAGACCTTGATTGACCGTTCCGTTGAGTTGGGTGTTGAAGATGTGGTCTTGGGTATGGCTCATCGTGGTAGATTAAACGTCTTATCTAACGTTGTTCGTAAGCCAAACGAATCCATCTTCTCAGAATTCAAGGGTTCCGTTACCCCAGAAGAGTTTGAAGGTTCCGGTGATGTCAAATATCATTTGGGTATGAACTACCAAAGACCAACCACATCTGGTAAATACGTTAACCTTTCCTTAGTCGCAAATCCATCCCATTTGGAAGCTGCAGACCCTGTCGTCTTGGGTAGAACAAGAGCAATCCAATTCTCTAAGAATGATATTGGTAAATATGAGAAGGCTATGAGTGTGTTGTTGCATGGTGATGCTGCGTTTGCCGCTCAAGGTGTTGTTTATGAAACTATGGGTTTCTTACATTTGCCTGCATACTCTACTGGTGGTACTATACATATTATTACCAATAACCAAATTGGTTTCACAACTGATCCAAGATTCGCTAGATCTACGTTATATCCATCTGATTTAGGTAAGGTTATTGATGCACCTATCTTCCACGTTAATGCTAACGATGTGGAAGCTTTGACCTTTACATTCAACTTGGCAGCTGAATGGAGAGCTACCTTCCACACCGATGCTATCAttgatgttgttggttGGAGAAAGCATGGTCATAATGAAACTGACCAACCTTCGTTTACTCAACCATTAATGTACCAAAAGATCTCAAAGCAAAAGTCTGTCATTGATGTTTACACCGAAAAGTTAGTTTCTGAAGGTTCATTCACAAAGCAGGATATTGATGAACACAAGAAATGGGTTTGGGGCctatttgaagaagcttaTGAAAAGGGTAAAGACTACAAGCCAACGTCTAGAGAATGGTTGACGGCTGCTTGGGAAGGTTTCAAGTCTCCAAAGGCCTTGGCAAGCGAGATTTTGCCTCATGAACCAACCAATGTAGATGCTGAAACTTTAAAGAAGATTGGTAAGGTTATCTCTTCTTGGCCTGAAAACTTTGAAGTTCACAGAAACCTGAAGAGAATTCTTTCTAACAGAGCCAAGGCTGTAGAGTCTGGCGAAGGTATTGACTGGTCTACCGGTGAAGCCTTGGCCTTCGGTTCCTTGTTGCTAGAAGGTTACCACGTTAGAGTTTCTGGTGAGGATGTTGAAAGAGGTACCTTCTCTCAAAGACATGCGGTCTTGCACGACCAAAAATCTGAGAATGTGTACACACCTTTGCAGCACATTTCTGACAAACAGGCTGAATTCACTATCTGTAACTCTTCATTATCTGAGTACGGTTGTATGGGTTTCGAATATGGTTATTCTTTGACTAACCCAGACTACTTTGTTCAATGGGAAGCACAATTTGGTGATTTTGCCAACACTGCCCAAGTTATCATTGATCAATTCATTGCAGGTGCTGAAGTCAAGTGGAAGCAAAGATCCGGTTTAGTTTTGTCCTTACCTCATGGTTACGATGGACAAGGTCCAGAGCACTCATCCGGTAGACTAGAAAGATTCTTGCAATTGGCTAACGAAGACCCAAGATACTTCCCaagtgaagaaaagttGCAAAGACAACATCAAGATTGTAACTTCCAAATTGTCTACCCAACTACCCCAGCTAACTTATTCCATATTTTAAGAAGACAACAACACAGACAATTCCGTAAACCATTGGCCTTGTTCTTCTCTAAACAATTGCTACGTCATCCATTAGCCAGATCTCAGTTGAGTGAATTCACTGAAGGTGGCTTCCAATGGATcattgaagatgttgaacTAGGTAAGTCCATCGGAACAAAGGAAGAAATCAAGAGAGTTGTTTTACTATCAGGTCAAGTTTACACTGCATTGCACAAAAAGCGTGAGGCTATTCAAGACAAGACCACTGCCTTTATTAAGATTGAGCAATTGCACCCATTCCCTTACGCTCAATTGCGTGACGCTCTAAACTCTTATCCAAACCTACAAGATATTGTTTGGTGTCAAGAAGAGCCATTGAACATGGGTGGATGGGCCTATGCTCAACCAAGATTGGAAACTACTTTGAAGGAAACTGATAAGTACAAGGATTTCGCTGTTAGATATGCTGGTAGAAACCCAAGCGGCTCTGTCGCAGCAGGTTCTAAGGCCTTGCACACcgctgaagaagaagctttctTGAAAGAGGTTTTCGGTCAGTAATCGATCACTATTTCATGTGAAATAAGAGTGGAAACGAAAACAGTAGAACTTACTTTACTGTTTAGataactttttttcaacaatattCAACTCTGATCATTTGGATCCATTTATTAATACGTTTCTCTCTTAATCTTTTTctaaatttgaaaaaaaaaaaaatacaaaaatcCATTTACATCCCTTGATTAACAtggtttttgtttaattATATTCactttcaatttttttttaagttcAAAGCAAGTGAAGATACCGTTTGCACTAACACTAGTTGAACTACGTTTTTATTTATCTACGAAatcaaaagagaagaaatatttATATCAATCAAGTAAGTGAGTTTATTATTCCCTCATATACTTGTCTGCAAATGTCTATGATAATGAGCATACATCGTCAAAAATATTTATGTAATAAGAATGCTATAATGTACTTTCAATTTTAGCTATTACTTTACAGAGTCATTactgaaaatgaagatatgCGATCCAGTCCCATATCAGTATTATAATATCTATTTATTCAATTTTCAGGTAGCATATCAATGAATGGCAGCTAAATAGCCTAAAACCATAGTGATATATTGGAGGGCTTTAGTAGTAATCAATAATTTTTACCAGTAGATTTTAGATATTCATTGCTTTATTTCCCCCCTAATGTTTTTCAGTTCTTGGTTTTCTGTCTTCTTGTGATGCGTATAATATTACAACAAAGTGGCACTAAAAAACAATTATGGGGAAGGCATATAAAAGTTGTTACTATAGTGAAAGAAATCGAACTgaaatttatttttcatatttcagttttaaaaaataattataaaaaaactaaatacaaggtaaagaagaatacacATTCTGATTATAGTGCCTTCCATGCA from Kluyveromyces marxianus DMKU3-1042 DNA, complete genome, chromosome 6 includes these protein-coding regions:
- the RPL9B gene encoding 60S ribosomal protein uL6, whose protein sequence is MKYIQTDQTLDIPEGVTVQIKSRIVKVTGPRGTLTKNLKHIDVTFQKVSNKQIRITVHNGDRKHVAALRTVKSLISNLITGVTKGYKYKLRYVYAHFPINVNVIEKDGAKFIEIRNFLGDKKVREVPVREGVSVEFSTNVKDEIVLTGNSVENVSQNAADIQQICRVRNKDIRKFLDGIYVSEKGVVVEEE
- the KGD1 gene encoding alpha-ketoglutarate dehydrogenase KGD1; translation: MLRTIRSSQRLLHASRFSHVGGMSAVANINANRTVLLRGFASGSSMDNFLSTTNAAYIDEMYEAWQKDPSSVHVSWDAYFKNMGNLNIPASSAFTAPPTLMPLPTGPGVPHDLPLGGSLHAVDQDVTTHLKVQLLCRAYQVRGHQKAHIDPLQISFGDDKSKPLPRELTLEHYGFTEKDLDRDITLGPGILPRFATETRKTMKLREIIAALEKLYCSSYGIEYIHIPSREQCEWLRERIEIPKPYNYTVDQKRQILDRLTWATSFETFLSTKFPNDKRFGLEGLEGVVPGIKTLIDRSVELGVEDVVLGMAHRGRLNVLSNVVRKPNESIFSEFKGSVTPEEFEGSGDVKYHLGMNYQRPTTSGKYVNLSLVANPSHLEAADPVVLGRTRAIQFSKNDIGKYEKAMSVLLHGDAAFAAQGVVYETMGFLHLPAYSTGGTIHIITNNQIGFTTDPRFARSTLYPSDLGKVIDAPIFHVNANDVEALTFTFNLAAEWRATFHTDAIIDVVGWRKHGHNETDQPSFTQPLMYQKISKQKSVIDVYTEKLVSEGSFTKQDIDEHKKWVWGLFEEAYEKGKDYKPTSREWLTAAWEGFKSPKALASEILPHEPTNVDAETLKKIGKVISSWPENFEVHRNLKRILSNRAKAVESGEGIDWSTGEALAFGSLLLEGYHVRVSGEDVERGTFSQRHAVLHDQKSENVYTPLQHISDKQAEFTICNSSLSEYGCMGFEYGYSLTNPDYFVQWEAQFGDFANTAQVIIDQFIAGAEVKWKQRSGLVLSLPHGYDGQGPEHSSGRLERFLQLANEDPRYFPSEEKLQRQHQDCNFQIVYPTTPANLFHILRRQQHRQFRKPLALFFSKQLLRHPLARSQLSEFTEGGFQWIIEDVELGKSIGTKEEIKRVVLLSGQVYTALHKKREAIQDKTTAFIKIEQLHPFPYAQLRDALNSYPNLQDIVWCQEEPLNMGGWAYAQPRLETTLKETDKYKDFAVRYAGRNPSGSVAAGSKALHTAEEEAFLKEVFGQ